The proteins below come from a single Cannabis sativa cultivar Pink pepper isolate KNU-18-1 chromosome 3, ASM2916894v1, whole genome shotgun sequence genomic window:
- the LOC115709984 gene encoding phenylacetaldehyde reductase isoform X2, translating to MSSEGNKVVCVSGATGFIASWLVKLLLQHGYTVKASIRNPNDSKKIEHLVSLDGAKERLHLIKANLIEDGSFDEVVDGCEGVFHTASPVLFSSTDPKKELLDPAVKGTLNILRSCVKLGCVKRVVLTSSMAAVMYNGKSLNNPNVVLDETWFSDPLYCEELKSWYALSKILAEKAAWEFAKENKIDLVTLLPTFVIGPALSPTLCQSVEMILNQIKAQTFPNRVYSYVDVRDVALAHLQAFEVASANGRYCLVGHTLHISKVMKILKELYPALTIPEKCEDDMPLITSCQISNEKVMNLVKNFIPLEVSLHDTIEDLKAKGLFH from the exons ATGAGTAGTGAAGGAAATAAGGTAGTGTGTGTAAGTGGAGCAACAGGTTTCATAGCTTCATGGCTTGTGAAACTCTTATTACAACATGGATACACTGTCAAAGCCTCGATTCGTAACCCAA ATGATTCAAAGAAGATAGAACACTTGGTTTCATTAGATGGAGCTAAAGAAAGACTTCATCTAATTAAAGCAAatttaatagaagatggatctTTTGATGAAGTGGTTGATGGATGTGAAGGTGTTTTTCACACAGCTTCACCTGTTTTGTTTTCATCTACTGACCCAAAG AAAGAACTACTTGATCCAGCAGTGAAGGGAACACTTAACATTCTGAGATCATGTGTGAAACTTGGATGTGTGAAGAGGGTGGTTCTAACATCTTCCATGGCTGCAGTTATGTATAATGGAAAATCTTTGAATAACCCTAATGTAGTTCTTGATGAAACATGGTTTTCAGATCCTCTCTATTGTGAGGAGTTGAAG AGTTGGTATGCTCTTTCAAAAATATTGGCAGAAAAGGCTGCTTGGGAATTTGCAAAGGAAAACAAAATTGACTTGGTCACATTACTTCCAACCTTTGTTATTGGTCCAGCCTTATCACCCACTCTTTGTCAAAGTGTAGAGATGATTTTGAATCAAATAAAGG CTCAAACATTCCCCAATAGAGTTTATAGCTATGTTGATGTGAGAGATGTTGCATTGGCACATCTTCAAGCATTTGAAGTTGCTTCAGCTAATGGAAGATACTGTTTAGTTGGACATACTCTCCACATTTCTAAGGTTATGAAGATTTTAAAAGAGCTCTATCCGGCTTTAACCATTCCCGAAAA ATGTGAAGATGATATGCCTCTCATAACATCATGCCAAATATCAAATGAGAAAGTAATGAATTTGGTCAAAAATTTCATTCCTTTAGAAGTGAGTCTACATGACACTATTGAAGACCTCAAGGCAAAAGGATTATTTCATTAA
- the LOC115709976 gene encoding receptor-like protein EIX2 encodes MKLLTMLSLIFILLQSVIFFFVFGETLHNHIHIGGDDQLNVTCSEYERNALLDFKTGLEDPLNRLTSWNNGSNNCCQWYGIGCNKAGEVIAVDFRNRWDFGGEIRPSLIKLKSLRYLDLSFIAFNNIPIPGFFGSLENLRYLNLSNGGFGGSFPVNTGNLSRLQYLDLDSNTGDVDNLEWITSLGLVSLKHLVINGINLSMMGLDLFGIILNKLPSLTELHMSSCRLKGPFPSVSFVNSTTSLAVLDLSDNNFNSKIPNWLANISSLVSLDLSYGGLHGRIPLGFAELPNLQTLHLHSNTNLSASCSQFFRGRWKSIKVVDLSDNMLHGKLPTSIGNMTSLTYLDLSENNVQGGIPGSIGKLCNLNWLDMSYNKLNGTLPELLEGTHSCHSKSPLPSLNYLYLDNNELVGILPQWLGQLRNLVELSLGNNMLHGPIPKSLESWQNLSYLDLVKNRLNGTLPDSLGQLSELFFLDISFNQLTGNITETHFLKLDKLNCLRLSSNSFTLTVSSNWTPPFHVVTELLMRSCHLGPSFPTWLRSQNNVISLDLSNASISSSVPDWFWENFSNLSSLNVSFNQLKGQLPKTFNIAQHAAVDLSSNQFEGPIPLPEPTIQLLDLSNNKFSGPIPKNIGDFLENMLFFSLSTNQIDGSIPDSIGNMYSLTVLDLSSNSLIGKIPLSFGKFSDLHALDLSKNHLSGTIPNSLGQLIYLKTLHLGDNKFSGSIPSSLKYLSRLETLDLGNNRFVGEIPHFLCSLKQLRIIKLRSNAFFGELPSLLSNLSSLQVLDLADNVLNGSIPGSYGCFKGMIQVQRENFIRSYGGVLGEYEESVVLNLNGRELTYTKILSLVVNLDLSDNNLSGELPSNLTNLLGLVNLNLSNNHISGSIPEDISKLGQLLSLDLSSNRLSSTIPNSLSSLSFLGHLNLSNNDFSGKIPYNGHMTTFEASSFAGNKGLCGKPLVVKCPGDNGTDFDKKPTPKDHIHDDDNFIDRWFYLSVGLGFAAGLLVPFFMMAMKKSWSETYFSFVEIVVEGIPFFERRTRARRQWPRGLHH; translated from the coding sequence ATGAAACTCCTTACAATGTTATCATTAATTTTCATCTTATTACAAAGtgttatctttttctttgtatTTGGAGAGACTCTTCACAATCACATTCACATTGGTGGTGATGATCAATTGAATGTGACTTGTTCTGAGTATGAAAGAAATGCTCTTCTAGACTTCAAAACTGGTCTTGAGGATCCACTAAACCGGCTCACATCATGGAACAATGGCAGCAACAATTGTTGTCAATGGTATGGAATAGGCTGTAACAAGGCAGGAGAAGTCATTGCAGTTGATTTTCGAAACAGGTGGGACTTTGGTGGGGAAATAAGGCCTTCATTGATAAAACTCAAGTCCTTGAGATACTTGGATTTGAGTTTCATCGCATTCAACAACATCCCAATTCCTGGATTTTTTGGATCCTTAGAGAATTTGAGGTATCTAAATCTCTCTAATGGAGGGTTTGGTGGTTCCTTTCCTGTAAATACTGGAAATCTCTCTAGATTGCAGTACCTTGACTTAGATTCAAATACAGGTGATGTTGATAATCTTGAATGGATCACAAGTCTTGGTCTAGTCTCTCTAAAGCATCTTGTGATAAATGGAATCAACCTTTCAATGATGGGTTTAGATTTGTTTGGTATAATACTAAACAAGTTACCATCCTTGACAGAGTTGCATATGTCTTCTTGTCGCTTAAAAGGTCCTTTTCCCTCTGTTTCTTTTGTTAATTCAACAACATCACTTGCGGTTTTAGACCTCAGTGATAACAACTTCAACTCAAAAATACCAAATTGGTTGGCCAATATCAGCAGCCTTGTGAGTCTTGATTTAAGTTATGGTGGTCTGCATGGAAGGATTCCCCTTGGTTTCGCCGAGCTACCAAATTTGCAGACTTTGCATCTGCACTCCAATACTAATCTCAGTGCAAGTTGTTCTCAATTTTTCAGGGGAAGATGGAAAAGTATAAAAGTTGTCGATTTGAGTGATAATATGCTGCATGGGAAACTTCCTACTTCAATTGGCAACATGACATCTCTCACTTACTTAGATCTTTCTGAGAATAATGTTCAAGGAGGGATTCCAGGCTCCATTGGTAAGCTTTGCAATCTTAATTGGCTTGACATGTCATATAACAAATTGAATGGAACTTTACCTGAATTACTTGAAGGAACACATAGTTGTCATTCTAAGAGTCCTCTTCCTAGTCTAAACTACTTGTATTTGGACAATAATGAATTGGTTGGTATATTACCACAATGGTTGGGTCAACTTAGGAATCTTGTTGAGCTTAGTTTAGGAAATAATATGCTACATGGCCCAATTCCAAAATCTTTAGAGTCATGGCAGAACCTTTCATATTTAGATCTtgttaaaaatagattaaatgGGACTCTCCCTGACAGTTTAGGCCAACTATCTGAATTGTTTTTTCTTGATATATCTTTCAACCAATTGACTGGTAATATCACTGAAACACATTTTCTAAAGTTGGACAAGTTGAACTGCTTACGCCTCTCTTCCAACTCTTTTACACTAACTGTCAGTTCAAATTGGACCCCTCCTTTCCATGTAGTAACGGAACTTCTCATGCGTTCATGCCATTTAGGCCCTTCATTTCCAACTTGGCTTAGATCACAAAATAATGTCATAAGCTTGGATTTGTCAAATGCTAGCATTTCAAGTTCCGTACCTGATTGGTTCTGGGAAAATTTCTCTAATCTTAGCTCGTTAAATGTTTCCTTCAATCAATTGAAAGGCCAGCTACCCAAAACATTCAACATAGCTCAACATGCAGCTGTTGATTTGAGCTCAAACCAATTTGAAGGGCCCATTCCTCTTCCAGAACCAACAATACAATTACTTGATCTCTCCAACAATAAATTTTCTGGTCCTATTCCAAAAAACATAGGTGATTTCCTAGAAAACATGCTGTTCTTCTCTCTTTCTACCAACCAAATAGATGGATCAATCCCAGATTCCATTGGCAACATGTATTCTCTTACTGTCCTTGATCTCTCAAGTAATAGCTTAATAGGAAAAATACCCCTTAGCTTTGGAAAATTTTCAGACCTACATGCATTGGACCTCAGTAAGAATCATTTGTCTGGTACAATTCCTAACTCGTTGGGTCAACTAATTTATCTCAAAACACTGCATTTAGGTGACAACAAGTTTTCTGGAAGCATCCCATCATCTTTAAAGTATTTGTCACGTTTGGAGACACTTGATCTTGGTAACAATAGATTTGTAGGTGAAATACCACACTTCCTATGCTCTTTAAAACAATTAAGAATTATTAAACTGAGGTCAAATGCATTTTTTGGTGAACTTCCATCCCTACTATCGAATTTGAGCTCATTACAAGTTTTAGACTTGGCTGATAATGTGCTTAATGGGAGCATTCCTGGTAGCTATGGATGTTTCAAAGGCATGATTCAAGTACAAAGGGAAAACTTTATTCGATCCTATGGTGGTGTCCTTGGAGAGTATGAAGAAAGCGTTGTTTTGAATTTGAATGGCCGAGAACTAACGTACACCAAGATTCTTTCCCTTGTTGTCAACTTAGACCTTTCTGACAATAACTTGAGCGGAGAACTTCCTTCAAATTTGACAAATTTGTTAGGTTTGGTGAATTTGAATTTGTCTAACAATCATATAAGTGGTTCAATTCCAGAGGATATTTCGAAATTGGGGCAGTTGCTATCTCTTGATCTCTCAAGCAATAGGCTCTCAAGTACTATTCCTAATAGCTTGTCATCACTTTCATTCTTGGGACATCTCAACTTGTCAAACAATGATTTCTCTGGTAAGATTCCTTACAATGGCCACATGACAACCTTTGAGGCTTCCTCTTTTGCTGGAAATAAAGGCCTTTGTGGCAAGCCCCTCGTTGTAAAATGTCCAGGCGATAATGGTACTGATTTCGATAAAAAACCAACTCCTAAAGATCACATTCATGATGATGACAATTTTATTGATAGGTGGTTTTATTTGAGTGTTGGATTAGGATTTGCAGCAGGACTTTTAGTTCCTTTCTTCATGATGGCAATGAAAAAATCTTGGAGCGAAACTTATTTCAGCTTTGTGGAGATTGTGGTAGAAGGAATTCCATTCTTTGAGCGAAGAACTAGAGCAAGACGACAATGGCCTAGGGGACTTCATCATTGA
- the LOC115709984 gene encoding phenylacetaldehyde reductase isoform X1, giving the protein MSSEGNKVVCVSGATGFIASWLVKLLLQHGYTVKASIRNPIDDSKKIEHLVSLDGAKERLHLIKANLIEDGSFDEVVDGCEGVFHTASPVLFSSTDPKKELLDPAVKGTLNILRSCVKLGCVKRVVLTSSMAAVMYNGKSLNNPNVVLDETWFSDPLYCEELKSWYALSKILAEKAAWEFAKENKIDLVTLLPTFVIGPALSPTLCQSVEMILNQIKAQTFPNRVYSYVDVRDVALAHLQAFEVASANGRYCLVGHTLHISKVMKILKELYPALTIPEKCEDDMPLITSCQISNEKVMNLVKNFIPLEVSLHDTIEDLKAKGLFH; this is encoded by the exons ATGAGTAGTGAAGGAAATAAGGTAGTGTGTGTAAGTGGAGCAACAGGTTTCATAGCTTCATGGCTTGTGAAACTCTTATTACAACATGGATACACTGTCAAAGCCTCGATTCGTAACCCAA TAGATGATTCAAAGAAGATAGAACACTTGGTTTCATTAGATGGAGCTAAAGAAAGACTTCATCTAATTAAAGCAAatttaatagaagatggatctTTTGATGAAGTGGTTGATGGATGTGAAGGTGTTTTTCACACAGCTTCACCTGTTTTGTTTTCATCTACTGACCCAAAG AAAGAACTACTTGATCCAGCAGTGAAGGGAACACTTAACATTCTGAGATCATGTGTGAAACTTGGATGTGTGAAGAGGGTGGTTCTAACATCTTCCATGGCTGCAGTTATGTATAATGGAAAATCTTTGAATAACCCTAATGTAGTTCTTGATGAAACATGGTTTTCAGATCCTCTCTATTGTGAGGAGTTGAAG AGTTGGTATGCTCTTTCAAAAATATTGGCAGAAAAGGCTGCTTGGGAATTTGCAAAGGAAAACAAAATTGACTTGGTCACATTACTTCCAACCTTTGTTATTGGTCCAGCCTTATCACCCACTCTTTGTCAAAGTGTAGAGATGATTTTGAATCAAATAAAGG CTCAAACATTCCCCAATAGAGTTTATAGCTATGTTGATGTGAGAGATGTTGCATTGGCACATCTTCAAGCATTTGAAGTTGCTTCAGCTAATGGAAGATACTGTTTAGTTGGACATACTCTCCACATTTCTAAGGTTATGAAGATTTTAAAAGAGCTCTATCCGGCTTTAACCATTCCCGAAAA ATGTGAAGATGATATGCCTCTCATAACATCATGCCAAATATCAAATGAGAAAGTAATGAATTTGGTCAAAAATTTCATTCCTTTAGAAGTGAGTCTACATGACACTATTGAAGACCTCAAGGCAAAAGGATTATTTCATTAA